The region TGGCGCTGTGCGACAACCTCGATGCCGTCGCCAACCTCTTCGTCGGCCAGGAGCGAGGGCGTGGCTTCGGCCGCAACCTGCGCTGGCTCGACGAGGCGGTCATGGAGCACGAGGCCGGCACGCTGCTCGACCGGCTGTCGGTGGGGATTCCCAGTCTCCGACAGCCGGTCGCAGCGCTGTCCGGGGGGCAGCGGCAGTCGATCGCCGTCGCCCGGGCCACGTTGGGGCACCCGAAGGTCGTCATGCTCGACGAGCCGACGGCCGCCCTGGGGGTCGCGCAGACGCGGGAGGTCCTCGACCTCGTGCGGCGTCTGCGGGACGAGGGCCTGGCGGTCGTGATGATCAGCCACAACCTGGTCGATGTGTTCGCCGTAGCCGACCGGATGATCGTGCTGCGCCTCGGCCGCCGGGTCGCCTCGTTCGACACCCCCACCACCACCGCCGAGGAGGTGGTGGCCGCCATCACCGGCGCCCAGGCCGAAGACGTCCACTCCACCTACGTCACGGAGGCATCGGCATGAGCTCGTCGGCCCCACCCTCGACCGATGAGCAGACGAACATACGGGCCACAGCCCCGGTGAACAGCCCCGTCGGCATCGCCGTCTACGTGTGGCAGCGGGCCCGTCAGGGCGAGCTGGGGCCGCTGCCGGTCATCTTCGGCCTCGTGGCCGTGTGGACCTACTTCCAGGTCGCCAACGACAACTTCCTGTCCAGCGGCAACCTCACCAACCTCATGATGCAGATCGCCGCCATGGGCACGATCGCGGTCGGGGTGGTGCTGGTGCTCCTGCTCGGCGAGATCGACCTGTCGGTCGCCTACGTCAGCGGCCTGGCGGCGGCCACGATGGCGGTGCTCAACGTGAAGAGCGAGTGGCCGGCGGTGCCGTCGATCCTGGCCGGGCTGGCCGTGGGCGCTGGGATCGGGCTGCTGCAGGGCCTGTGGGTCACGAAGCTGAAGGTGCCGTCGTTCGTGGTGACGCTGGCCGGGTTCCTGGCCTGGCAGGGCGCGCTCCTGCGCGTCCTGGGCGGCACCGGCACGGTCAACCTCAACGACGACACCATCACCGGCCTCATGGGCACCTACTTCTCCGACACCGTCGGCTGGACCCTGGTCACGGTGGTCATCGCGGTGGTGGCGGGGCTGACCGTCCTGCGGCGGCGGCGCAGCGTCGCCGCCGGGCTGACAGCCCCGTCGCTGGCCGGCGACGTGCTGCGGGTGGCGATCGTGGCCTGCGGCTCGATCGCCGCCGTCGCGGTCTTCAACGACGACCGCGGCGTGCCGCTCGGCGTGTGCATCTTCGTGGGGTTCGTCGTGATCTTCGACGTGCTGACCCGGCGCACGGTCTTCGGCCGGCACATCTTCGCGATCGGCGGCAACGCCGAGGCGGCCCGGCGGGCGGGCATCCGGGTCGACCGGGTGCGCACGATGGTGTTCGTGCTGGCGTCGACGATGGCGGCGTCGGGCGGCATCCTCGGGGCGTCCCGACTACTGGCGGTCAACAAGTCGTCGGGTGGGGGGACGCTGCTGCTCAACACGATCGCCGCCGCGGTCATCGGGGGCACGTCGCTGTTCGGCGGCCGGGGCACCGCCTGGTCGGCCCTGCTCGGCGCCCTGGTCATCGGTTCGATCGCCAACGGCATGGACCTCCTGGGCCAGACGTCGAGCGTGAAGTACATGGTGACCGGCGGCGTCCTGCTCGTCGCCGCCAGCATCGACGCGGTCTCCCGCCGCGGCCGCCACGCCGCCGGCCGCGCCTGACCCTCGCCCCCTCCACCGCTCCGCCCCCGGATGCCACGGACCGGGATGGCCGTCTGCCAGCCATCCCGGTCCGGGCGCGGAGCTGCTCGTCAGGGGCGGTGGCCGGAGAGGGCGTCGACCTCGGTGGCCCGGGCCAGGAGGAAGTGGACGGCCGGGGCCCAGGAGGCGAGGGCATCGGCGATCGGGCGGCCGTTGAGTTGCTCCTGGTCCTCGGAGGTGGCGCCGAGGATCGCGGGGGCGATCCACGAGTACTTGGCGACCATGGTCGTCGACATGGCCAGGCGCACCTCGTCGGGGGTCACGTCGGCGCCGGCGTCCTGTAGCCCGGCCTGGTAGCCCTCGGCGACGGCGGCGTAGAGGTCGTCCAGCCGCTCGGGCGGGACGTGGAAGTCGAAGACGGCGTCGGGCACCAGGTTGCCGACGTCCTCCCCCAGGGCGCCGCGGCCCACGAACGCCCAGTCGATCGCCGCGGTCCCACCGCCGGCGTCGAACAGGTTGCCCGGGTGGAGGTCGAGGTGCGACAGGGTCGGCGGCAGGGCGTCGAGTAGGTCGAGGTAGCGGTCCTGGTGGTGGCGCAGCGCCCGCAGCTCGTCGACCGGCGGGTCCGGGAACCAGGCGGCCACGAGGGGGTGGCGCCACGCCGCCGGGTCGTCGAGCCGCTCGAGGTGGCGGTCGCGCTGCGCCAGGTAGGCGCGCAGCCAGCCCCGGCTGAGCCACGGGTCCGTCGGCAGCGGCCGGCCCGCCACGAACTCGCCCTGCGCCCGCCCCAGGTGCCGGGCGGCGTCGCGGTAGCGCCCCACCGGCCAGGTCGAGCCCGGCGCGCCCGTCAGGTCCTCCAGCCACAGCGCCACCGACCCGTCGTCCCGTTCGGCGATCAGGTGGCACTCGGGCGGCCGCAACCCGCCGGTCAGCGACGTGAGCAGCCCCGACTCGTAGGCCCGGGCCTCGCGGCGCCAGTAGTACCAGTGGTCCTCCGCCTCGCCCGACCGCCAGTTCTCGTGCCCTCCCGTCGCCCGGTGGGCCAGCACCTTCACCACCGCCGACCGCTCCCCCACCCGCACCCGCCACATCCCGGCCGTCGCCGACGCCACCGCAGCGTGGGCCAGCGGCTCGACCTGGGCCTGAGCGGCGGCAGCGGCGGCGCTCGTCGTGCCGAAGACCGCCGCGACCTCGTCGTCCATGTCGCTCACCGTAGGGCGGGGCTACGCGGCGACCTTGCCGGCGAAGAGCGCCACGCAGCCGACGACGTCCACCGTGTGGCTGTCGAATGCTGCGTCGAGGGCGGTGGTGAGGCCGTCGAGGCTGTCGCCCCGGTTGTGGAGGATCCCCCGGCGGTTGTAGGCGGCCATCAGCACCCGGGCGGGCGGGGTGCGTCGGACGCCGCCGCGGAGGATGGTGGCGCCGAACACCACGCCGCCGGGCTCGACGTAGGGGGTGACGTGGGCGAACACCTGCGTGGCCTTGTCGGGCAAGGCGCCGGGGATGCAGTGGAGCAGGAAGTTGACGCCCACCGAGTCGAACGGCGCGTGCGGGAGCTCGGGGAGCGGCTGGAGGATGTCGGCGTCGGTGGCGGCGGGCGCGAAGCGGCCGGTGCGGTGGCTGGCGGCGGCGAGCGAGTTGGCGTTGAGGTCGACCAGGCTGAGGGTCGGGTCGGTGGGCCACGAGGCCTTGTCGAGGAAGTAGCCCGTGCCGACGCCGACGTCGAGGTGCCGGGCGCCGATGTGCCGGTCGTAGTGGGCCAGCATCTGCGCCTTGGGGCACCGCCACACGAGCCGGCAGGAGAAGCCGAGGACGAACACGTCGTAGGCCTTCAGGAACAACGGCGTGTAGACCGACTGCCCCTTGTGCACCTCCGCCTCGGCCCCCGCCATGGCCTCACCGTAGCGGCCGAACGCCGGCGGGTAGCGGCGGGATCAGTGGCCGTAGGCGGCGAGGCAGCCGCCGTCGTTGACGTAGCCGCCGACCTCCACCTCGACGGTGCCGCCGTGGACGGCGCCGAACACGCAGCCGCCGTCGACCTCAATGCCGAACGCCGTACCGGACGTGCGGACGGCGTTGTCGATCACCGACACGTCGGAGCTCACCGGAGCCAGGGCCGCCCGCACCTGCTCGACCGACGGCTGAGGGAGCACCCCGGCGATCGGCGCCAGCGCCGTGCGGGCCTGCTCGGCCACGGCGTTCGCGGCGTCGAGGTCGCCGGTGAACTCGAGCCGGTCGGCGTAGGCGAGGTTCATCTCCCGGAGCTCCTCGGGGCTGAGGCCGCAGAGGCCCGTCTCGAAGTCGGCGTCGGACGTGCACTCGATGGCGGACGTCGACGTCGTCATCGCTCCGGATCGCGGCTGGGCGCCCTCCAACAGGACGTCCGTGGCGTCGTCGCCGGTCCGGCCCACCAGCACCACCGCCCCCACACCGACCACCAGGACCACCGCGGTCACGGCGCCGACGACCACCGGCGTGCGTGAGCCCCCGCCGCTCCCGCTGCCGTCGCTGCCCTCGCGGCCCTCGCCTCCGGCCCCGGCCCGGCGGCGCCGGCCGACGACGATGGCGCCGACGAAGCAACCCGCCACGACCGCCGCCGCCACCAGGAGCGCGGGGCCGAGCCCGTAGAGCGGAGCGCCGGGGATGTGCCGGCCGAAGGCGAGCTGCCCGTAGTCGCCGTCGACCTGGACGACGTACAGGCCGGCCTGGGTGGCGTCGAACGAGCCGATGGCCTCCGCCTGCCTCGATCCCCAGCCGTAGCGCACGTCCGACGGCCGCACGGGTAC is a window of Acidimicrobiales bacterium DNA encoding:
- a CDS encoding ATP-binding cassette domain-containing protein — protein: MPLLQLQAISKRFGAVQALSEVDFECDGGEVVALVGDNGAGKSTLVKVIAGTHPPDEGRIVFDGQEVHLGNPQAATDLGIATVYQDLALCDNLDAVANLFVGQERGRGFGRNLRWLDEAVMEHEAGTLLDRLSVGIPSLRQPVAALSGGQRQSIAVARATLGHPKVVMLDEPTAALGVAQTREVLDLVRRLRDEGLAVVMISHNLVDVFAVADRMIVLRLGRRVASFDTPTTTAEEVVAAITGAQAEDVHSTYVTEASA
- a CDS encoding class I SAM-dependent methyltransferase, which codes for MAGAEAEVHKGQSVYTPLFLKAYDVFVLGFSCRLVWRCPKAQMLAHYDRHIGARHLDVGVGTGYFLDKASWPTDPTLSLVDLNANSLAAASHRTGRFAPAATDADILQPLPELPHAPFDSVGVNFLLHCIPGALPDKATQVFAHVTPYVEPGGVVFGATILRGGVRRTPPARVLMAAYNRRGILHNRGDSLDGLTTALDAAFDSHTVDVVGCVALFAGKVAA